A DNA window from Hippea jasoniae contains the following coding sequences:
- a CDS encoding branched-chain amino acid ABC transporter permease, with protein sequence MEGLIYALIAIGFNVIYTSTRIVNFAQGEFVMLGGMLEYYFLLKGMPLGVSLLVSVLCVAVLAYAVYFIFISNSKNKDPLAFIILTIGVSMVLRGLSMIIFGKNAYPVKNFLPFSSITIAGFEFSSQYAVILAAVIVIAFFLVYFFMFTLKGKVMNAASINPTAVELFGVNVESLKAFSFFLSGLIGAIGGALVAPVSFVKYNYGLMFGLKGFAASVVGGFGNNIGAIVGGLVIGLSESLSAGYISSAYKDLVAFAVMLFVLFVKPSGLFGSKDVERV encoded by the coding sequence ATTGAAGGGCTGATATACGCACTCATTGCCATAGGTTTTAATGTTATTTATACATCAACCCGTATAGTTAATTTTGCACAGGGTGAGTTTGTTATGCTAGGCGGAATGCTTGAGTATTATTTTCTTCTAAAAGGCATGCCTTTGGGTGTTTCATTGTTGGTTTCTGTATTATGTGTGGCGGTATTGGCTTATGCTGTATATTTTATTTTTATATCCAACAGTAAAAATAAAGACCCGCTTGCGTTTATTATCTTGACAATAGGCGTTTCTATGGTTTTGAGAGGTTTGAGTATGATCATTTTTGGAAAGAACGCCTATCCTGTAAAAAACTTTCTTCCATTTTCATCGATCACTATTGCAGGCTTTGAGTTTTCATCTCAGTATGCCGTAATTCTTGCAGCTGTTATTGTTATTGCGTTTTTCCTTGTGTATTTTTTTATGTTTACATTAAAAGGCAAGGTAATGAACGCTGCCTCTATAAATCCAACGGCAGTTGAGTTGTTTGGTGTTAATGTAGAAAGCTTAAAGGCGTTTTCATTCTTTTTAAGTGGCTTGATCGGTGCTATAGGTGGAGCTTTGGTAGCTCCTGTTAGTTTTGTCAAATACAATTACGGATTGATGTTTGGCCTAAAAGGATTTGCTGCAAGTGTTGTGGGGGGGTTTGGAAATAATATAGGTGCTATAGTTGGCGGGCTTGTTATAGGCCTGTCTGAGTCATTATCTGCTGGCTATATCTCATCGGCATATAAAGATCTTGTAGCATTTGCTGTGATGTTGTTTGTGCTTTTTGTAAAGCCATCGGGCTTATTTGGTTCAAAGGATGTTGAGAGGGTATGA
- a CDS encoding macro domain-containing protein: MEVLKELNVDGKIIKVIKGDITLEETEAIVNAANSHLKHGGGVAGAIVRRGGKIIQEESDKIGYVPVGSAAITTAGNLKAKYVIHAVGPVWGEGDEDEKLKNAVLSALKIAEEKGIKSVSLPAISSGIFGFPKERAAKIIFNTAVDFLLKAKNLKEIHFCNIDGLTASLFEKEAQLWESER, translated from the coding sequence ATGGAGGTTTTAAAAGAGCTTAATGTGGACGGAAAAATTATTAAAGTTATAAAGGGTGATATTACACTTGAAGAGACTGAGGCTATCGTTAATGCGGCAAATTCTCACCTCAAACATGGCGGAGGTGTCGCAGGTGCTATAGTTAGACGCGGAGGTAAAATCATTCAAGAAGAAAGCGATAAAATTGGTTATGTGCCTGTGGGTTCAGCGGCTATAACAACAGCAGGAAACCTGAAGGCTAAATATGTTATCCATGCTGTAGGACCAGTTTGGGGTGAGGGTGATGAGGATGAAAAACTAAAAAATGCCGTTTTATCCGCTTTGAAAATTGCCGAAGAGAAAGGAATAAAAAGCGTATCGCTTCCAGCTATAAGTTCGGGAATTTTTGGGTTTCCGAAGGAGCGTGCGGCAAAAATCATATTCAACACAGCCGTTGATTTTCTGCTTAAGGCAAAGAACCTTAAGGAAATCCATTTTTGCAACATAGACGGCTTAACAGCTTCACTTTTTGAAAAAGAAGCCCAGCTGTGGGAGTCTGAAAGATAG